The window GATTTGAAGGTGGAATAAATCTTTATGCGTATGTAGGCAATAATCCAATAAATTTGATTGATCCCACAGGATTAGGCCCCCTCCAAGTGAATGTGTATTTTATAGAGACCTTTGCAATAAAGGAGATCGATATGCTTGTGTTGCCTATCACATCTGTAATATTGCAGGTGATAACAAATGGAGCAACTGTATAAGAAATTGTCTTATTGATGCATACAAAGAGTGTAAAAGTGCATGGTGCATTGCTAAAGATCATATAAGATGTTGGGCAGAGTGTACCTATAAATGGATATGTAAT of the bacterium genome contains:
- a CDS encoding RHS repeat-associated core domain-containing protein, producing SVSNSYLFTGREIDAESGLYYYRARYYDSEVGRFVTQDPIGFEGGINLYAYVGNNPINLIDPTGLGPLQVNVYFIETFAIKEIDMLVLPITSVILQVITNGATV